In a genomic window of Kineococcus rhizosphaerae:
- a CDS encoding SDR family NAD(P)-dependent oxidoreductase, which produces MSTPSTTATTAAVEAGVNDEDDQRRVAVITGASSGIGRAVAVELARQGVDVVIGTHPADAHDPELTAQLVADVGGRSVIAAVDVSSTAQVDAFVQAALNTWGRLDVVVANAGILRRTPLADMSDSEWNRILDVDLTGAFRLFRAAAPHTGAGGAFVGISSFAGAIFGWQEHVHYASAKAGMLGLIRSLAMELGPQGIRVNAVVPGTIDTPQANDPVNSLGPEGIAAQALGVPLRRTGRAQDVANVVRFLSSSDAAYITGQAVVVDGGLSVRMPG; this is translated from the coding sequence ATGTCCACCCCGTCCACCACTGCGACGACCGCCGCGGTCGAGGCAGGTGTCAACGACGAGGATGACCAGCGACGCGTAGCCGTCATCACTGGCGCCTCCAGCGGCATCGGCCGGGCCGTCGCCGTGGAACTGGCCCGCCAAGGCGTCGACGTCGTCATCGGAACCCACCCGGCCGACGCTCACGACCCTGAGCTCACGGCACAGCTGGTCGCGGACGTCGGCGGGCGGTCCGTCATCGCCGCCGTCGATGTCAGCTCCACCGCCCAGGTGGACGCGTTCGTCCAGGCGGCCCTGAACACCTGGGGCCGGCTGGATGTCGTCGTGGCCAACGCCGGCATCCTGCGCCGGACGCCGTTGGCGGACATGAGCGACAGCGAGTGGAACCGCATTCTCGACGTGGACCTCACGGGGGCGTTTCGCCTCTTCCGCGCCGCCGCCCCGCACACCGGCGCGGGTGGGGCGTTCGTGGGAATATCTTCCTTCGCCGGCGCCATCTTCGGCTGGCAGGAGCACGTCCACTACGCCAGCGCCAAGGCCGGCATGCTCGGCCTCATCCGCAGCTTGGCCATGGAACTGGGCCCGCAGGGAATCCGCGTCAACGCGGTGGTGCCCGGTACCATCGACACCCCGCAGGCGAATGACCCGGTGAACTCCCTGGGCCCGGAAGGGATCGCCGCTCAAGCCCTCGGAGTTCCGTTGCGGCGTACCGGGCGTGCCCAGGACGTAGCCAACGTGGTGCGCTTCCTCAGCTCCAGCGACGCCGCATACATCACCGGTCAGGCCGTCGTGGTGGACGGTGGGCTCTCGGTCCGGATGCCCGGATGA
- a CDS encoding asparaginase, with translation MTAPPRPPRSPGPPLVLVAALGGTIASLPAHDGRHASPQLSGAELLAAVPGIERLARLEPLQFRQEPSGYLRPADVVELAEVVRKRSSEVDGIVITQGTDTLEETAFLLSLLLEDTVPVVLTGAMRNAGQAGADGPANLLAAVRVAVDPRVRTCGPVVVFNDEIHLPHYVRKGHTSQVSAFSSPGLGPVGWVVEDRVRLPLQPRTRERVPLPDGPPTSWPRIPIVTLGMGAELPEVVASGACQGLVLESYGAGHVPGWTVDALTAVSQTMPVVIASRTGSGELYRHTYDYPGSETDLLARGLISARHLDGLKARLLLGALLAAGVQRGNLQSEFDRILC, from the coding sequence GTGACCGCACCCCCCCGGCCGCCCCGGTCGCCGGGACCACCTCTGGTCCTGGTCGCCGCGCTGGGCGGCACCATCGCCTCCCTACCCGCGCACGACGGTCGGCACGCCTCACCCCAGCTGTCGGGCGCTGAGCTCCTTGCCGCCGTCCCGGGCATCGAACGCCTCGCCCGTCTCGAACCGCTGCAGTTCCGCCAGGAGCCCTCGGGTTACCTGCGGCCGGCCGACGTCGTCGAGCTCGCCGAGGTGGTCCGCAAACGGTCCTCCGAGGTCGACGGCATCGTCATCACCCAAGGAACCGACACCCTGGAGGAAACCGCCTTCCTCCTGTCGCTGTTGCTCGAAGACACCGTCCCGGTCGTCCTGACCGGCGCCATGCGCAACGCCGGTCAGGCCGGCGCCGACGGCCCGGCCAACCTCCTGGCGGCGGTCCGCGTCGCTGTCGACCCCCGCGTGCGCACCTGTGGACCGGTCGTCGTCTTCAACGACGAGATCCACCTACCGCACTACGTGCGCAAGGGCCACACCTCCCAGGTCAGCGCCTTCAGCTCCCCGGGCCTGGGCCCGGTGGGCTGGGTGGTGGAGGACCGGGTCAGGCTTCCGCTGCAGCCCCGGACCCGCGAACGGGTTCCGCTCCCGGACGGCCCACCGACCAGCTGGCCACGCATTCCGATCGTCACCCTGGGGATGGGCGCCGAACTCCCGGAGGTGGTCGCGTCGGGCGCCTGCCAGGGACTGGTCCTGGAGAGTTACGGCGCTGGCCACGTCCCCGGGTGGACGGTGGACGCCCTCACCGCCGTGAGCCAGACCATGCCGGTCGTGATCGCCTCTCGTACCGGCAGCGGTGAGCTGTACCGGCACACCTACGATTACCCGGGATCCGAGACGGACCTGTTGGCCCGAGGGCTGATCAGCGCTCGGCACCTGGACGGCCTCAAGGCTCGCCTACTCCTGGGTGCCCTGCTGGCCGCAGGAGTCCAGAGAGGAAACCTGCAGTCGGAGTTCGACCGCATCCTGTGCTGA